CGAACGAAGATGGCGTCAGTGTGCGCAGCTCGTCGATCACTTCCTGCGAGAACCGCGCCTTCGGCAGTGCCACCTGCGAGTACTCCCACATGTCGGCCATGCGACCGACGCGGTCGTGGTATTTGACCAGCTGATACTTCGCCTTCACGTTTTCGCGCGTGGTCTTCTTCGGCCGGCCCATGACGTCGCGGATGACCTTGAACACGTACGGATACGACGGCAGCGTGAACACCACCATCACCAAGCCCTTGATGCCCGGGGCGATGATGAACTGGTCGCGCGAGTGCCGCAGGTGATGCAGGAAGTCGCGATAGAACAGCGTCTTTCCTTGTTTCTGCAATCCCACCATGCTGTAAAGCTCGGCCTGCGGTTTGTTCGGCACCATCGTGCGCACGAACGACACGTAGGCCGACGGCACTTCCATGTCCACCAGAAAGTAAGCGCGCGAAAAACTAAACAACACCGCCAGCTGATCCGGCTTGAACAACAGCGTGTCGATATACAGCTGACCGTTGGCGTCGCGCAGGATCGGCAGCGCAAACGGATGCGGCCGGTTGCCGTTAATCACGCGGCCGATCACGTAAGCGCCTTTGTTGCGATAGAACAGCGAGCCGAGCACCTGGATTTGGCAATCGGGCTCGGCCCAAAATGGCCGCGGCAAATAAGCGCGGGCAGCGAGGATCACGCGCCGGATATCCCGCTGTACGTTGGCGAACGGGCAGGCGAGGCCGTAGTCGGCGATGATCTGCAGCAGACATTTACGCAGCCCTTCCGTCAGCGGGTAGTAGCTGCGATACGACGGCGGGTCCGAGTCCATGTGCTCGGTCGAAACGCCCGGGCGCACGAAAATGAAATCGTTGCGGAAGTAGTCGCGGTGCAGAATCTTGCAGGATACCGAATTGAAGAAGGTCTCGGCGCATTCGGGCTGTTTGTGATCAGCCAGTAGCGCGACGAACTGCTGTTTGATCTGTTGCCAGTCGGTGTTTTCCAACTGGGCGACGTTGAATTCCCCGCGCAAACGTTCGACCGCTTTGAGCACGTGTTGGTCGTAGAAGGCAATCCGCCGGCGCACCGCAGTTTGGATACCATGCCAGTCGCCGCTTTCGAAGCAGCTTTTCGCTTGTTGCGACACATACCGGAACCGCTGGTAATGCGCGTTGAACCCTTCAAGGATCGTGCGGGCGATCGCGCGCGATAGGGGGGTGGCGCGGCGGTCGTGTGGGATGTTGGGCTCGCCGGCGCTGTTTTGCGGTTTTAGCGTCATGATTGTTTAGCTATATATAAGGATAGGGCGCTGCCAACTGTACCGCGTTCAGTTCCTGCGCTCTCGGCGGTAGAGCGAGAGGGGGAGCGTACGACTATAGCCGTTGGTCGTATCGCCATGTAAAAAATAGCTCATTATACTGCCGCGCCATACGGACTATCACCGGCGGGGGCCGCTACCTCCGCAAATGAGGGAACATGACGTCGGGACCTGCTGCTTCTCCCTGCAAAAAGCTTGTCGTACTGGTGGTCCATGGTGTCGGCGAGCAACGCTGTTTCGATCAGCTCGAAACCATCGCCGGCAACATCTTCCGTGCCGTTAAGAACAACGGCCGCGAGCCGATTGTGCAAGTCCATTTCGCCGACCAGGTCGTGCGTTGCGCCGCTGAGCATAGTTGGTGTGAGACACCGGTATCTATCCGTTGGCAGCTGAACGACGACAGTGCCGCTGACGACAAGTCAGCGACGAGCGCCAATGGCTGCGTCGAAGCCTCGTTCCGCGAAGTGCACTGGGCCGATCTCGATGTCGAACTCAACTTCGTTGGCTGGTGGAAGTTCGTCGCTTGGGCGTTGAGCATCATGGGCGTGCGTTTCTTTCCGAAGAAATGGCCCGGCATGCGCTCGCCGCGACGTCTGCCTGGCGCTCGGCAATTTAGCGTGCGCGCCAAATTGTTTTTCCTATCGTTCTTCTTTCTGATGTTGCTCGGTACCGTCGGTTTACTCGATATCGTCCTCAAGCGCTTCTCGGTACGCATCAAGCTCATCGAGCACGCCTATAAATTGTTTTTCGATTATCTTGGCGACATCAAACTCTATCAAGATTGGTTTCTGCGTTCCGACACGCGACCGGAAGTCATCGGCAAAAAATCGCGTGTGGCCATTCGTCAACGAATGGCGCGAGCATTGCTGCGGATGGCGTCGGATGTGATCGACGACGACAGCATCGATGGCTTTTAT
The sequence above is drawn from the Gammaproteobacteria bacterium genome and encodes:
- the aceK gene encoding bifunctional isocitrate dehydrogenase kinase/phosphatase, with the protein product MTLKPQNSAGEPNIPHDRRATPLSRAIARTILEGFNAHYQRFRYVSQQAKSCFESGDWHGIQTAVRRRIAFYDQHVLKAVERLRGEFNVAQLENTDWQQIKQQFVALLADHKQPECAETFFNSVSCKILHRDYFRNDFIFVRPGVSTEHMDSDPPSYRSYYPLTEGLRKCLLQIIADYGLACPFANVQRDIRRVILAARAYLPRPFWAEPDCQIQVLGSLFYRNKGAYVIGRVINGNRPHPFALPILRDANGQLYIDTLLFKPDQLAVLFSFSRAYFLVDMEVPSAYVSFVRTMVPNKPQAELYSMVGLQKQGKTLFYRDFLHHLRHSRDQFIIAPGIKGLVMVVFTLPSYPYVFKVIRDVMGRPKKTTRENVKAKYQLVKYHDRVGRMADMWEYSQVALPKARFSQEVIDELRTLTPSSFEDAGDSVIIRHVYIERRMTPLNIYLDYADAPALERAVIEYGNAIKQMASANIFPGDLLFKNFGVTRLGRVVFYDYDEVSYLTECNFRSIPPAPTPEYELSAEPWYPVDPNDIFPEEFATFLLGDPRLREVFKKYHADLLEPAFWEAKQDKLRHGIIEDVFPYAEAIRFQNSFGAHRRRVAEVSTAPVAATVEKQR